TGGCCACGGTGCGGGCCCTTTACGTGTCGGCAACCTTGGGGACGGCCGTGTACTTCGAAGACGTCCTGGCCGGGAAGTATGACGACCTCGTTGTCCACACCGGGGGCGCTTAGGTCCGCTTGGCTGCCGTGCTGGTGCCGCTCTCTGCGGCGCCAGCGCGCAGTTCGCGCAACCACCCCAGGGCTTCTGGTTCGTCGGAGAAATACCGGGTAGGGCACTGCGGTGCGGGGAGTCCACGCCTGCCGTGGGCAATGACACGGTCCACCGGCGTGCTGCCCAGGATCGCAAAGGCCGTGATGGTGGCGGCCTCACTGAAGAATCGGACGGCGTCGCGGCTGACGGACTCGACGCCGATGACCTGCAGCAGCACCGCGGCGCCCGTTCCGGCCGTCAGAGCCAGGTATCTCTCCCGGACAAGCGCTCCGTCCTCTGCGGTGATCCGGCGCCCCGGGCGCAAAGTGATCCGGAGTACCCCTTCACCCGTGTCCTCAACACTGACATTCTCATGTTCTGAACGGAACCACGCCCCACAGGCGTCCGCGTCCGAAGCGGTGCCCACCTCTGCGTGAGGGTGTAATTCGCCCTCCGACTGAACCAGCGTTGTCATCAAATCCCCCAGATGTGATTCCGCTGCAACCCCATTGACGCAGCTCCCGGATCAGCAAGAGTCGGGTGCAGATCACAATACCGGTGAGGGTGTCCGGCGTCCATGAATAGTGGGTGTGCGGAGGGTTTTCGCTCGAGTGTCCTCCCGAATCAAGTAGCGGGCACAGCGAAGGGCGCACCCCGATGGGATGCGCCCTTCGCTAGACGGTCAGGTCAGTCCTTCTTGAAAGCGTCCTTGACCTTCTCGCCGGCCTGCTTCAAATCGCCTTTGGCCTGGTCGGCCTGGCCTTCCGCCTTCAGGTTTTCGTCACCTGTGGCGTTACCGGCAGCTTCCTTGCCCTTGCCGCCAGCCTTCTCGGCAGCGTTCTCAATCTTGTCGCCTAGTCCCATGGTGTTTCCTCCTCTGGTTCGGCAGCCGATCGATCCGGCCGTTACTACATACTAAGCATGCTTTGGGTTTGGATTTCAAATCCGGCCGAGTTGCCGTGCATGACACTGCAGTGTGTTCATCCGGCGGCCGCCCGTCAACAAAGGGACGAACCGTGGAAACCAAACGCACAACCTCACGGGCCGTGGCAGAATCGTCTGATGCCACTGATCCAGGTTTTGAACGCTTCGCCGGCATCTACCGATAAGAAGCGAGAGCTGCTGGCAGCGCTGACTGCGACCTACGCCGACGTCATGGGGATCCGGCTCGACACCATCCGCGTCGTCCTCCACGAAGTCCCGCGAGAGAACTGGTCCGTGGCCGGAGTGACCCTCGCTGATTCAGGTCAGAACGAAGCGGTTTAAGCTCCGCCAGGGGCCGCTTCCTCGACCAGGGTCAACGCGGCTGTGAACGCGATCGTCGGCTACGGTGACGTCCATGGTCAAGGAGGATAGGGAAATGCAGACGACGATCCGGGTTGTCAGGCACAGCCATCTTCTTCGCGGAACCATTGAGGGCCTTCGATCCCTGTTCGACGCCGAATATTACGAGACGTTCGGGGTATGGGATCCTGACTGTCCCTATGGGTATTCGCCCGCCGATGTCCATGTCCTCGCTTTCGATGGTCTAGGCCTCATTGGTCACGTCGGATTCCAGCGGAGGTTGATCGACGTCGGCCCTGTCGGGGTCCTGGTGGGTGGCACTGGCGGGGTAATCGTGGCTCGTCGAGTGCGAAGAGCAGGACTCGGCACCGTGCTGATGGGCCGCGCACGGGAAGCCATGGAGACGGCTGGCGTGGATTTTGGCTACCTCGGCTGCCGTGAAGACGTGGCGCCGTTCTATGAGTCCTGCGGCTGGCGCCGGATCCGTGCTCAAGAACGGTGCCTATCAAGACGGGACAGGACCACAGTCGTCGAATCCGTGGATACCCCGATCATGATCTGTTCCGCGGTCAAGAGCGCCGAATCGTGGCCTGCTGGACTGATCGACCTTCGGGGAACCCCTTGGTAGAGCGCCCCGCGATGGAGGTCCCGGTGGGGCCTTTTGCCGGCTGGTCCCGCGGCGCCCGGCATCATTTGGGGCAAGCCGCGGCATGTCCTATCCCGCGATGAGCTCCTTGACCGGCCCCTCGTGCAGTGCTCGATAAACAATGTCCCGGATCTGGTTGGCTTGGGGATCCGTCATGGTCCGGGTAAGGGGGCGCAGTACCAGACGTATCAGGGCGTTGGCCTGTCCGTCGCGGATGCGGAGCCGCTCCCGTGCTGGCGCGGGAAGTTCTCCATATGAGGTCAGCGCCAGGAGGTCGACGCTTTCCAGGTCTTCGGCTTGCTCACCTAGGGCTGTCCGCACCTGGTCTCCAAGCACTTCGGCGTCCACGTCTGCGGGAACGACGATCGAAATGTCCCTCCGAATGGAGGGCATCTGGGAGACCGGCTTCAATCGGGAGAGGTCCAGCATCTGCTGTTCGATTCTTTTGTCCGTGGACCTGAGCAACGTGATGTCGGGGATGCCTTTGCGGAGCATCAGGGCCCGGTCCATCCCCATCCCCAGAGCCAACCCCGACCACATTGCAGGATCGAGGCCGGCCTCGGAGAACAGATGCGGGGCCATGAGCCCGCATTCCGCGAGTTCAAGCCATTCCCCGTCCATGAGTACATCGACCTGTAAGCCCTCCCTGGTGTAGGGGTGAACCGCCGGGACCGTGCGCCATTGCGCCTCCGGAAGGACCGCTTGCACGAGGGAAGCGGTCATTTCCTTCAGGTCGCCGGAGCCGAGGTGCTCCCGGGAGCTGACGCGCCACAAGTCCACCTGGTGTGGAGTGCCGACGTGGGTGCGGTCGATGGAATCGCGCCGGTAGACAAGGCCGGGGATGGCCCAGAGCTCGTCGATGGATTCATCTGGATCCAGTGCCCGCAGCAGAGATGGGATGGAAGCCGAGGTATGGCTGCGGAGCATCACTGTAGGACTGACATAGCGGGAGTATTTTTGATCCCGTGTGACATCCGATTCGTTGAACCCCAGGCGGTCGTAGTTGTCGGCCACGCTCACCAGCGGGCTATGTCGAACGATCCGTTCAGGCACACCCCATTTAATGCCGAGCGCGTCGATGACTCCTTGCAGGAGTGTCTGCATTGCGTGGGGCCCGCCGTCGGGATTTGAGAGATCCCGGATGGTCAAAGCATCGTTGAGTTCGGAGGGACTGAGATAAGCGGGCATTGCTTGTCCTTATGTTCGGATTTGAGTGGCGGGTTCCACCCCCGACTCAAATCCAGCGCCAGGACCTAGGCGCGCGCCTGAGAGCCCTCGCGACCGGAACCCGGTCGGGGGCAAGTAAATCGGCGCATGGAGAGCATGGGGTGACTATACCCCAGCTGCCGACCCTGATCGTCGGAATCAGCGCATCGCGCAGCTACAAACCGAGGTCTTTGACCGCAGTGACCCAGTTGCGGGCGATCGCCTCCTGGGCAGCTGACAGGGTGACCTTGTGAGCGCAGATGGCCCTGTGCAGAGTGTTCTCCACCGCGTCTTTCGGGTTAGTGGTCCCCGTGGCGCTCGACTTGTTCGGCTCGGGCCACAGATTCGATACGGAGTTGGTGCCGCCGAGCTCCAAGCTGATCAGGTGATCGTATTCCGTGGTCTTCATTGGGACCTGGCCGTATTCGCGCAGGCTCTCGGCCTTCACCTTGTCTGTGTTCGAAGCGGGCGGGCGCACCGTGGCCGTGTAGCCGCTCGTGCAAATGGTTGAATCGATGTTCTCCTGGGTAACCGCTGGATCTGCGGCCCCCGGAGTGCAGGCCGGGTCCGGCAGGTACTCGCCGGTGGCGGCGTCGACCACTTTGGCGGCGCACTGTCCGTCGGCAAGCTGCTCGTCGGCAGCGACCATGCCGGGGGAGTGGATGGACTTCACGGCTGCAGCCGCCGCACCCGAGGCGGCGCCCACTGGAACGGGCGCCACTCCCTGAGGAACTGCCGGCGACGCGGCCTTGGTCATCGCTTCGGCGGCGGAATGGGTTCCCTGCTGGCATCCAGTGAGGGCCAATGCAGTAACGAGGAATGCGGCGGGCAGGGCGAGGTATTTACGGAAATTCATGACCCTCAGGTGTTCGGGAGCTCGGAAGTTTGTCCCCCGGAAAAGGGAACGACGGGCGGAAGCCAGTAGCTCCCGCCCATCTTTTCTATCCCGTTGACTGGACTTCGGAGCGCCCGGCGCGCCGGGCAGCCGGTCGCAGCGAGCCCATTCAAGAATGTCTGCTCGGCCAGATCTGTGAAGTGGCGCCGCCCTGGGAAAGGGGCGCAACCGGTGGCAGGGGGACGGAGTGGGGGAAGATTAGCCCCCCAGCGACGAGTGCAATGCTGAACAGCGTCCATACGGCGGGATGTGGTCAATAGGGCCACATAGGCCGCTGTCCATCAAGGATGAAAGAGGTACCGGGCGATGAGGTAGAACGCAAAATCGGCGACACCGATGATCATGCCAGCGATGGCGAGCCCGCGCCCACGCAACCCGCGCTCTCTGACCCGCCGGAAGCCAAGGCCTGAGATTGCTGTCCCGAGTGGACCCACCATGGCAAAGACGAAAAGCCCGATGCAGCTGATGATGAACCCCGCTATTGCCGCCTTGCTGAACGGAGCGCGTGGCTGGACTGGCGCGTATGGATTAGATATCTGCGGGGCGTCGGACGGCCAACGCTTTTCGGGAGGTGGAGGAACACTGCTCATGAGGTCTGTTCTTTCTCCTGGAATGTAGTCACGTGACCCTACGATGTTGCATGCAAGCATCCGTGCAGGCCGGGAATCCTCCGGTGTGTCGGAGCCTTGAAATCGAACTGCCTACTCTGGTGCCGGACGGGGTAGGCAAGCTCTTCCGCGGCTCCAAGGACGCCCTCCGGCCATTCGGACAGAAATATCCACGGCATGTTCTCCTCGGCGAGAAAGGTCACCGGCGCCCAGGAATAGAAGGGGATGCGGGCGCCCCGGATAGATCTCGCGGACGGCGGATTGCTCGAGCGGCCAAGGGCCGAAGTGGCGCGCCCACCATCGGGATCGGGGGTGGAACTCAAGCCGCGAGACGCTCATGGTGAGTAGGACCCACGGCCCGTGGACCCTGAACCGGCCGGGGATCGAAAGTCCACCTCTGAAACGTATGTCATTCGGTCACCCGGGGTTTCAGTCATCGTCGCGCTCGGGTTCCAACGTAAGGCCCGCGGCGATGCGTCGCCGGTCCTCCTTGTGCGATTTGCGGACGAGCCTGAGTCGAAGCATTCCCTTCACCATCAGCCCTCCCGTCACAAGCATCAGGACTGCCATCAATGCGATAGCCCAATACGAGCTCGGATCGCTGGCTTTGGGTTGGAATACAACGAGCACGACGACTACGAGGAGCAATGTGAAGTTGGCGACCGCCATCCGACCGAACATCGAGTACACGGCTTGCCACGTGTTCCTGCCGTTCGTTGGCCCGTGGGCTCTTCTGGTCACGTCAGCGCCCTTCCAATCCTGCGGGACCGCTCCGATCAAGGATCTTCATATCAGGCCCACTTGCCTAGGAGAGCTTGTATCCAGACAGGACCTCGGACCCGCACGCGCGTCACGGCACCCTCCCTCTCGCGAGTGAAGAGGAGACCCGGGCCCGGACCTCTGTCGCGGCAGGATGGCAGCCCTTACTCTTTGGTCAAGGGCAAGCAACGGAGGGGCGGCATTGGGGAGAACTCTCAAGGAATTGGGGTCGCTCACGCTGCCGCTGCGGGTGGCATGGGTGACGTGCGCCGTCCTCATTCTGCTCACCGTCCTGGGCTCACTTGCACTGCCGCACGATGTGGGGAAAGCGGTCTTTCCGTACGCCTTCGGGTTGATTGGCCTTGCCGCGTTCCTTGAAGGCATGATTCTGGTCACCGACCATCGCGGTTCCTTATCTAGGGTTGCCAAGCTCTCAACGATTGGCATCGGGTCGCTGCTACGCGGTTTTCTTCGGGTGTATGGCGTACTCTCAATGGTCTTCGGCGCCATCTTCGTGGCGGTGTCAGTTTTTGTCCTGGTTTTCGTGCGCCCGTCATGACATCTCGCAGCAAGGAACGCCGTTGATGTATTTAGGCCCCGTTGTTAGAGGGATCCGTGTCTGTGACCGACTCGCGAGCAGTTGCGCCCTTCGGGAGTGCCTAGTGGCAGCTTTGGCGAGGTGATTCGATGGCTCCCGGAGTGCTGTTCGGACTCGTGCTGGTCGGCGCGGGCCTGTTTGGCTGGGCGATCGCACGGCCGCTGGCGCGTCGCGCCGCCAAGATCCGGACGTGGGTTTCGGCCACTGCCGATGTCGCGTGGTGGACACAGCGAGGCACAACGCAGGTCCGCGTCCTGACCGCCTGTTGGATTGTCATCGGATTCTTAGTCGCGATTCTCTCCCTGACGGCCGGCCTGTAGGGTCCACTCCCGGTTTAGGCCGTGTCAGGCGCGCTCAAGAGGGCGTCTCGTTCTTCGATCGGATAGCCGGCTAGTACTGCGCGAAGCCATCCGGATGACGTGCGGATCAGCGGCCAGGGCCTCCATCGCAGATGTAGCCGGACTTCCCCTGGCCGTCGCCAAATCATTTGTGCCAGACCGTCGCGACGACCTCAGGAGCGATCGGAGTACCGGCGGTTATCTGCGAGGCAGAGTCCTACTTCTCCGGAGCTCCCCGGGCTTTGACGTCGAGCAAGTCGTGAGCATTCAGTCGCTCGGTGCTCGCTGGATCACGAGCGCCTCGGGTGCTGCAGCCGCAGCCCATACGCTGGAGTGTCGCGGAGGAACTCGCGGAACGTCGGAACAGCAAAGTCAACATACCCGCGACTTGTCGTCTCAATGACCCCGGCCGCCAGAAGCCGAAGCCGGTACTGGCCTCCGTAGACACTGTTGACGCCCAGCCGCTTAGCAATCGTCGTGGTGCTCGAGGGGCCGTCGTCTTCAGCCATGGCAAGAAGATATGACTGGTCGACGTCGGAAAGCGCCGAGTAGGCAGACTGCAGGACTGTCGCCCCCATCCGCCGTCGGGCTTTCTGTATCCCCGCAGCGAGGGCCGAGTCGGTGACTTCTCCGCCCGCGTTCTTGGCCTGGCTCCACACGTGATAGCCGACCAGCTGTATCAGAAAGGGGTAGCCGCCGGTCGCGTCGGCCAACTGCCGGAGGTGTCCGTCGCTAATGCTCACCCCGCTTTCGGAGAATGTGTTCCGAAAAGCTTCGGTTACCTCGTCTATGGACGTCCGGTGCAGGTCGTACTTTTCGGCCCGGCGAAGGAATGTCGAAACTCCTTCGTTCAGCAGGTCTTCGACGGCCTTGGGCAGGCCGGCGAGGACAAGGCCAATCGGGAGGTTTTCGCGGATCAGATGTTGGACCACCGCCGCGATCTCCGACAGCTGTGTTCTGTCCACTGCGTGAATTTCATCGATGCTGAGCAGCAGCCCGGTTTCTTGCGCGCTCAACTTCTCCAGGAGCTCGGTGATCTGGCGGCGCCAGTGGACCTCGCGGGTGGCAGGGAGTTGCGTGTCCACGCGTAGGATGCCAACCGTCACCCCGGTGACGCGGCGGCCTGCGGGGCCGTCCCCTAGTTCCTCCGCGGCGGCGCGCACTGCACTGCCTATACGGTCCACCAATCCGGCCGTGGCGGTCTCCGAGATAACAATCCAGCCATGCTCAATTGCTTCGTCCTCGATTTCCCCCAGCATGACGGTCTTGCCGATGCCGCGAGGCCCCGTGAAAATGGAGAGAAGCCCCGGCGCCCCCGGCCCGTTTTCGATACTCTCGGCGAAGTCTTGGCGCATATCATCCCGGCCGATAAGAAGCGGTGGCCGGGCACCGGCTGTCGGCTTGAACGGATTTTTCACAGCACATCCTTTACACGCCTATAAATTTTTTAAAGTATTTATATTTCTTATAGTAGCTCGGTCGATCCCGATCAGTCCCAGGCAGGAGACGCCGCGCCGCCTGCTTGGGACTGCGGTGATACCAGCGATGCAAGTCCCGGCCATCGAGTCTCACGGACTCTAGCTTGGTGGGGAACGACCCCGAACTCCGTTTTTGACATCGAGATCGTCTCGATCACGCATCGCCGCGACGCCTGCAGCAAGCGGACTTGCGTTCCGGACAGGATGGAACGTCACCGAACCTTGTCGGCCGATATAAGGGCAGTGAAGGGAGATTGGGGCTTAGGAGGGTTCTCGCCCGCTTGACGCCCGTTTCTCGTGTCCATCTGGACCGGTGGGCATAGGATCGGTAAGAATTGCCGCGCTGCGGCACGACACGGGGGGACAGGTATGGATGAGATCCGAAGCGGCGGACTGATCAAAGGGCCCCCGGCGTTCGCGCTTCTGAGGCTGCGCTACAGGTGCACCACGGCGGCTCTGGCTGTCCTTGGCATCGTGCTTATCCTCAACGTGTCCGGGGTTCCGCAGTCGTGGTTCACCAATTCGGTGGTGGCCGCCGTGGGTGTCGCCATGATTCCTGTGATCGTGCTGATCATCTGGGTTCCGGTCAAAGCGCAAGCGGAGCAGGAGGCCGGTTACACCACCCTGCGGAACGAACTGAAGGATCTGGAGCAGCGCGATCCGTACCTGGGGCGGGTCATCCGGAATCCCGGCGAGGAGCACCTTCAGCGTGCGGATTTCCTCGCAATCATTCAGGCCGCCAAACAAGAAGCCGAAAGTCTTTCAGGAACAGCCCATGCCTCAAGCGCCAGACCTTCGACGGGCGGTACTGAATGATGACGAAGGGCACCCGACAGGGGTGGTGGCGTACCGGAAAAGTGTCGCGCAGGCTGGTCTGCATGGGTATCGGGTTGGGTGCAGTCGGAGCATTGGCGCACCTCGGAAGTTCCGCATGGGGCCACCAGATCAATGCTTCTGCTCTTGTCTGGGGTCTGTACTTCCTGGTCATCGAGGTGATTGTTTTGGGAATCCTTGGGCTGGTTGTTGCCGGCGTTGTGATCAGCGCCAGGTTCCTCGTGACTGAGGAAGCGAGCCGCAAGATCC
This genomic interval from Arthrobacter sp. FW306-2-2C-D06B contains the following:
- a CDS encoding DUF7793 family protein, with protein sequence MTTLVQSEGELHPHAEVGTASDADACGAWFRSEHENVSVEDTGEGVLRITLRPGRRITAEDGALVRERYLALTAGTGAAVLLQVIGVESVSRDAVRFFSEAATITAFAILGSTPVDRVIAHGRRGLPAPQCPTRYFSDEPEALGWLRELRAGAAESGTSTAAKRT
- a CDS encoding CsbD family protein, with product MGLGDKIENAAEKAGGKGKEAAGNATGDENLKAEGQADQAKGDLKQAGEKVKDAFKKD
- a CDS encoding tautomerase family protein, with amino-acid sequence MPLIQVLNASPASTDKKRELLAALTATYADVMGIRLDTIRVVLHEVPRENWSVAGVTLADSGQNEAV
- a CDS encoding GNAT family N-acetyltransferase encodes the protein MQTTIRVVRHSHLLRGTIEGLRSLFDAEYYETFGVWDPDCPYGYSPADVHVLAFDGLGLIGHVGFQRRLIDVGPVGVLVGGTGGVIVARRVRRAGLGTVLMGRAREAMETAGVDFGYLGCREDVAPFYESCGWRRIRAQERCLSRRDRTTVVESVDTPIMICSAVKSAESWPAGLIDLRGTPW
- the srmL gene encoding PheS-related mystery ligase SrmL is translated as MPAYLSPSELNDALTIRDLSNPDGGPHAMQTLLQGVIDALGIKWGVPERIVRHSPLVSVADNYDRLGFNESDVTRDQKYSRYVSPTVMLRSHTSASIPSLLRALDPDESIDELWAIPGLVYRRDSIDRTHVGTPHQVDLWRVSSREHLGSGDLKEMTASLVQAVLPEAQWRTVPAVHPYTREGLQVDVLMDGEWLELAECGLMAPHLFSEAGLDPAMWSGLALGMGMDRALMLRKGIPDITLLRSTDKRIEQQMLDLSRLKPVSQMPSIRRDISIVVPADVDAEVLGDQVRTALGEQAEDLESVDLLALTSYGELPAPARERLRIRDGQANALIRLVLRPLTRTMTDPQANQIRDIVYRALHEGPVKELIAG
- a CDS encoding DUF4190 domain-containing protein — translated: MSSVPPPPEKRWPSDAPQISNPYAPVQPRAPFSKAAIAGFIISCIGLFVFAMVGPLGTAISGLGFRRVRERGLRGRGLAIAGMIIGVADFAFYLIARYLFHP
- a CDS encoding ATP-binding protein, whose translation is MKNPFKPTAGARPPLLIGRDDMRQDFAESIENGPGAPGLLSIFTGPRGIGKTVMLGEIEDEAIEHGWIVISETATAGLVDRIGSAVRAAAEELGDGPAGRRVTGVTVGILRVDTQLPATREVHWRRQITELLEKLSAQETGLLLSIDEIHAVDRTQLSEIAAVVQHLIRENLPIGLVLAGLPKAVEDLLNEGVSTFLRRAEKYDLHRTSIDEVTEAFRNTFSESGVSISDGHLRQLADATGGYPFLIQLVGYHVWSQAKNAGGEVTDSALAAGIQKARRRMGATVLQSAYSALSDVDQSYLLAMAEDDGPSSTTTIAKRLGVNSVYGGQYRLRLLAAGVIETTSRGYVDFAVPTFREFLRDTPAYGLRLQHPRRS